In the genome of Acidobacteriota bacterium, one region contains:
- a CDS encoding enoyl-CoA hydratase produces the protein MKPYDCLLVEGDAPIAPVAIVTMNRPERRNALSLALMEELIDCFRALGQQPEIRAIILAANGPAFSAGHDLSELKDRGIGDYRHVFDLCANLMTLIQSIPQPVIAEVNGIATAAGCQLVATCDLAVASEKSQFATPGVRIGLFCTTPMVALTRAIGRKRALEMLLTGTPIDASTAMEWGLLNQVLPAAQLREGTYALAQRIAEASAFTVAIGKQAFYTQIDLDQPKAYAYAKEVMSLNAMAEDAQEGMGAFLEKRTPCWRGR, from the coding sequence ATGAAACCGTATGATTGCCTATTGGTCGAAGGCGACGCGCCAATTGCGCCAGTCGCTATCGTCACGATGAATCGTCCCGAGCGGCGCAACGCGCTTTCGCTCGCGCTTATGGAAGAGCTTATCGATTGCTTCCGCGCGCTCGGTCAACAGCCGGAGATTCGCGCGATCATACTGGCGGCAAATGGACCAGCGTTCTCAGCGGGACATGATCTGAGCGAGTTGAAAGACCGAGGGATCGGCGACTACCGTCACGTGTTCGACCTGTGCGCAAACTTAATGACTCTCATTCAAAGCATCCCGCAGCCTGTGATCGCCGAAGTCAACGGGATCGCCACTGCCGCTGGTTGCCAGCTAGTGGCGACGTGCGATCTCGCGGTCGCGTCCGAGAAGAGTCAGTTCGCAACACCGGGCGTGCGCATAGGTTTGTTCTGCACGACTCCGATGGTCGCTCTCACACGGGCAATTGGCCGCAAGCGCGCGCTTGAGATGTTGCTAACCGGAACACCAATCGACGCGTCAACCGCTATGGAGTGGGGACTGCTCAATCAGGTATTGCCAGCCGCTCAACTGCGGGAGGGAACATACGCGCTGGCGCAGCGGATCGCGGAAGCAAGCGCGTTCACTGTGGCGATTGGGAAACAAGCGTTCTACACGCAGATCGATCTGGATCAGCCAAAGGCTTATGCTTACGCAAAAGAAGTGATGAGCTTGAATGCAATGGCTGAAGACGCCCAGGAAGGAATGGGAGCGTTTCTCGAGAAGCGCACACCGTGCTGGCGCGGGCGTTAG